The segment CGATCTGGAGATCGGCGGGTTCGTCTCGCACGGCTGGACGCGGGCCGCCGCCGATACGGTGATCGGCATCGCGCCGAAACTGATGCTCCGATCCGAGGATCATGGCCTCGGCGTCGGGGTCGCGACCAGCGTCGGCTACGATATCGGCCACGGCCGGATCGAGACGGCTTCGATGATCGTCCCGGTCACGATCCCGGTGGGGGCGCGGCTGCGATTCAACCTCGACGGCGGCTGGCAATGGTCCCGCGCCGATCACGGCCATGACCTGTTCGTCGGCGGACAGGTCGAATTCGCGCTGCGGCCGACCGTCGGCCTGATGACCGAGCTGTTCACCCGCGACCAGGGCAAGCCCGGCGGACAGGCGGGCGTGCGCTGGACGGTGGACGCGGGGCGGATCGACCTGGATGTCCTGGCGGGCCGCTATCTGGACGGGGCGACGCCGACGGCGATCACGATCGGGGTGACGGTGCGCCGGTGAGGGCGCGGGGCCGACCGGTCATGCGTCTGTCACAGCGGGCTGACACACAGGCCGGGGCAATGACGACCGAGGAATGAGCCGGACCATGACTTCGCCCGATGCCCCGCCCTCCTTCGAGATGGAGCGTATCAAGCAGGAGATCGCCGACAGCTTCGACGAGGAGCTGGAGATGGAGATCGACGAGAGCCGCCTGGAGGCGATGCTCGGCGAGCTGGCCGAGCATCCGGAGCAGGAGCAGCTCGACCGGCGCCTCTATTTCCGCGAACTGTTCCGCCTGCAGCATGAGCTGGTGCGGCTGCAGGACTGGGTCCAGCACAGCGGGCTCAAGGTGCTGGTGATCTTCGAAGGGCGCGATTCCGCGGGGAAGGGTGGGGTGATCAAGCGCATCACCCAGCGGCTCAATCCGCGCGTCTGCCGCGTCGTCGCGCTGCCCGCGCCCAATGAGCGCGAGCGGACCCAATGGTATTTCCAGCGCTACACCGCGCACCTGCCCGCCGCCGGGGAGATCGTGCTGTTCGACCGGAGCTGGTACAACCGCGCGGGCGTCGAGCGGGTGATGGGCTTCTGCACCGAGGACGAGGTCGAGGAATTCTTCCGCTCCGTCCCCGCGTTCGAGCGGATGCTGGTCCGTTCGGGCATCATCCTGCTCAAATATTGGTTCTCGATCACCGACGACGAGCAGCAGTTCCGCTTCAACATGCGGATCCACGATCCGCTCAAGCAGTGGAAGCTATCCCCGATGGACGTCGAATCGCGGCGGCGCTGGGAGGACTATACCCGCGCCAAGGAGGCGATGCTGGAGCGGACCCATATCGAGGAGGCGCCCTGGTGGATCGTCGAGGCGGTCGACAAGAAGCGCGCCCGCCTCAACTGCATCGCCCATCTGCTCGGGCGGATTCCCTATGACGAGGCGCCGCGCCCGTCGGTGGTCCTGCCGGCGCGGGTGCGGCACGACGACTATATCCGCCACCCGGTCCCGCGCGAGATGTACGTTCCCGAAATCTACTGATCGGAACGGCCCCGTCGCGGCGGATCAGAACAGCGACGAGAAGAGCATGTAGAGCGTGCCCGACAGCAGGATCGACACCGGCAGGGTCAGCACCCAGGCCATGGCGAGGTTGCGGATCGTGCTCATCTGGAGACCCGAGCGGTTGGCCGCCATCGTTCCCGCGACGCCCGAGGAGAGGACATGGGTGGTCGATACCGGCAGGCCGAGATGGTCGGCCGCGAAGATCGTCCCCATCGCCACCAGCTCCGCCGACGCGCCCTGCGCATAGGTGAGGTGCGACTTGCCGATCTTCTCGCCGACCGTGACGACGATCCGCTTCCAGCCGACCATCGTGCCGAGGCCGAGCGCGAAGGCGACCGCGACCTTGACCCAGGTGGGGATGAAGCGCGTGCCGGCGTCGAGCGAGGCCTTGTAGGTGTCGAGCGCCTTCTTCTCGCCCTCGCTGAACTGGATCGCCTTTTCCTTGCCCAGCCGCTTGATCCCCTCGGAGGCGAGGTACATGTCGTTGCGGACGTTCTCGACCGCCGCCGCCGGCACCTGGGCGAGCGAGCCATATTCGGCGACCTGGCGATCGATGTCCTTGACGAGCGCGGCCATCGCCGGGGTGACGGCGGGGGTGAACTGCCGGTCGGCGATATAGGCGGTGACGAGCTTGCGGGCGTCCGGCGCGGCGATCCCGGCATCCGGGCCTTCATGCAGCGCGACGCGGGCGGCGTCGGCGTTGGCGTGGAATTCGGCGGTGTAATGGGCCGGCACCGCGCGGTTCAGCGCATAGGCGGTGGGCACGGTGCCGATCAGGATCAGCATGATCAGGCCCATGCCCTTCTGCCCGTCGTTCGAGCCATGGGCGAAGCTGACGCCGGTGCAGGTGAAGATCAGCAGGCCGCGAATCCACCAGGGCGGCGGCAGGCCGTCCTTCGGCTCCTGGTAGAGCGCCTGGTTGCGGACGAGCAGCTTCATCGCCACGAACAGCAGCGCGGCGACGCCGAACCCGATCAGCGGCGAGAAGAGCAGCGCCTGGCCGATCTCGGTCGCCTTCGACCAGTCGACCCCGGCGGTGCCGCTCTTGCCGTGCATCATCGCATTGGCGACGCCGACGCCGATGATCGAACCGATCAGCGTGTGCGAACTGGAGGAAGGGATGCCGATCCACCAGGTCGCGAGGTTCCAGATGATCGCGGCGATCAGCAGCGCGA is part of the Rhizorhabdus wittichii RW1 genome and harbors:
- a CDS encoding protein of unknown function DUF344 (PFAM: protein of unknown function DUF344); translation: MTSPDAPPSFEMERIKQEIADSFDEELEMEIDESRLEAMLGELAEHPEQEQLDRRLYFRELFRLQHELVRLQDWVQHSGLKVLVIFEGRDSAGKGGVIKRITQRLNPRVCRVVALPAPNERERTQWYFQRYTAHLPAAGEIVLFDRSWYNRAGVERVMGFCTEDEVEEFFRSVPAFERMLVRSGIILLKYWFSITDDEQQFRFNMRIHDPLKQWKLSPMDVESRRRWEDYTRAKEAMLERTHIEEAPWWIVEAVDKKRARLNCIAHLLGRIPYDEAPRPSVVLPARVRHDDYIRHPVPREMYVPEIY
- a CDS encoding phosphate transporter (PFAM: phosphate transporter), yielding MSATIAASDQHSRPNLDGGLGLAGQLGFGATIVAAIAYVAYSIYMDANAAGVSALAILPFILLFVALMIALGFEFVNGFHDTANAVATVIYTNAMPAHVAVVWSGFFNFLGVLLSTGVVAFGIVSLLPVELILQVGSNAGFAMVFALLIAAIIWNLATWWIGIPSSSSHTLIGSIIGVGVANAMMHGKSGTAGVDWSKATEIGQALLFSPLIGFGVAALLFVAMKLLVRNQALYQEPKDGLPPPWWIRGLLIFTCTGVSFAHGSNDGQKGMGLIMLILIGTVPTAYALNRAVPAHYTAEFHANADAARVALHEGPDAGIAAPDARKLVTAYIADRQFTPAVTPAMAALVKDIDRQVAEYGSLAQVPAAAVENVRNDMYLASEGIKRLGKEKAIQFSEGEKKALDTYKASLDAGTRFIPTWVKVAVAFALGLGTMVGWKRIVVTVGEKIGKSHLTYAQGASAELVAMGTIFAADHLGLPVSTTHVLSSGVAGTMAANRSGLQMSTIRNLAMAWVLTLPVSILLSGTLYMLFSSLF